The following are from one region of the Etheostoma spectabile isolate EspeVRDwgs_2016 chromosome 2, UIUC_Espe_1.0, whole genome shotgun sequence genome:
- the tma16 gene encoding translation machinery-associated protein 16: MPKAQKGKGKAPEKVVHPYSRKAAYLAREEIRLQKKERQKNDKATRLSGIGEKLLWFQEQLDPEKTTYTRKDACDIVESYLRRFDAELEQIELMNGIKGRQGRLHGAREAVIKQTIERERAQYEGIGFEIPDIINAKNLKTFREWSGDLKKLPNIKLRKVSHKDLETKNDKAEKHDDAEDDNEDDEDDLADEQLDEMVLMSD, encoded by the exons ATG ccgaAAGCTcagaaaggaaaaggaaaagccCCGGAGAAAGTTGTCCACCCGTACAGCAGGAAAGCGGCTTACCTCGCCCGAGAAGAAATCCGACTGCAGAAGAAAGAAAG GCAGAAGAATGATAAAGCAACACGTCTAAGCGGCATTG GCGAGAAGCTGTTGTGGTTTCAGGAACAGCTGGATCCAGAAAAGACAACTTACACCAGAAAAGATGCCTGCGATATCGTTGAAAG CTACCTCCGAAGGTTTGATGCTGAACTTGAGCAGATTGAGCTGATGAATGGGATCAAAGGTCGGCAGGGTCGTCTCCATGGCGCCAGAGAAGCTGTCATCAAACAGACCATAGAGCGAGAGCGAGCGCAGTATGAGGGCATCGGGTTTG AGATTCCAGACATCATTAATgcaaaaaatctgaaaacattCAG AGAGTGGAGTGGCGATCTGAAGAAACTTCCTAATATTAAACTGCGAAAAGTGTCTCACAAAGATTTGGAAACAAAGAATGACAAAGCGGAGAAACATGACGACGCAGAAGATGATAATgaggatgatgaagatgacTTGGCGGATGAGCAGCTGGATGAGATGGTGCTGATGTCGGACTGA